One Oncorhynchus masou masou isolate Uvic2021 chromosome 27, UVic_Omas_1.1, whole genome shotgun sequence genomic window carries:
- the nat16 gene encoding histidine N-acetyltransferase, protein MKIENSLPRPQLPETPPQTGLQFTVATEEDFEEIMAMSQDIYGGLDYLPTRYTAWLSESNRTVILARKQGKVIALESVCVIDDGDTMLVEGLRVAPQERGKGVAGVLLRFCSQLVKSKWPEVKVTRLTRDDQLGPKDFQKYRLITKQGILLVRFNAEDLKLRLSELGLHVTLPPSSEGTSQGSDTPLVPPVLLDLNEAHQMFLDSGLMSNVLPNATIVQDWQPFKPLPSNMAILLKKDIDWMVDDRDVPAVASLCTHPFRVPGGPYRVGDDTYYLNIDVFGKDIGLVLQQFLSHLRRHTATLKGYVMCQMFLDPPMWKPMVEFCRQTLKVELVKEYTEQCVVESDVM, encoded by the exons ATGAAGATTGAGAACAGCCTGCCCCGCCCCCAGCTCCCCGAGACCCCTCCCCAGACGGGCCTCCAGTTCACCGTGGCGACAGAGGAGGACTTTGAAGAGATCATGGCGATGAGCCAGGACATCTATGGAGGGCTGGACTACCTGCCGACCCGCTACACCGCCTGGCTGTCCGAGTCCAACCGCACGGTCATACTGGCCCGCAAGCAGGGCAAAGTG attGCCCTGGAGTCAGTGTGTGTTATAGATGACGGTGACACCATGCTGGTGGAGGGGCTACGTGTGGCCCcgcaggagagggggaagggcGTGGCAGGGGTGCTTCTGCGGTTCTGCTCTCAGCTGGTCAAGTCCAAGTGGCCTGAGGTGAAGGTGACCAGGCTGACCCGCGACGACCAGCTGGGGCCCAAGGACTTTCAAAAGTACCGCCTCATCACCAAACAG GGCATCCTGCTAGTTCGCTTCAATGCCGAAGACCTCAAGCTCCGGCTCTCCGAACTGGGGCTGcatgtgaccctccctccctcctctgaggGTACCTCCCAGGGTTCTGACACCCCCCTGGTTCCCCCGGTCCTTCTGGACCTCAACGAGGCCCACCAAATGTTCCTCGACTCTGGCCTGATGTCCAACGTACTCCCTAACGCTACCATCGTCCAGGACTGGCAGCCATTCAAGCCCCTACCCAGCAACATGGCCATTCTTCTGAAGAAG GACATCGACTGGATGGTGGACGACCGCGACGTCCCCGCCGTGGCCAGCCTCTGCACCCACCCCTTCCGGGTGCCTGGAGGTCCTTACCGAGTTGGTGACGACACGTACTACCTCAACATCGACGTGTTCGGTAAGGACATAGGCCTGGTGCTCCAGCAGTTCCTGAGTCACCTCCGGCGCCACACAGCCACCCTGAAGGGCTACGTCATGTGTCAGATGTTTCTGGATCCCCCCATGTGGAAACCCATGGTCGAATTCTGTCGCCAGACACTGAAGGTGGAGCTGGTTAAGGAATATACAGAGCAGTGCGTGGTCGAGTCGGATGTCATGTAG